In one Elephas maximus indicus isolate mEleMax1 chromosome 9, mEleMax1 primary haplotype, whole genome shotgun sequence genomic region, the following are encoded:
- the TPD52L3 gene encoding tumor protein D55: MTEAPAGTCESHMTSKPEDLTEAQQKELNLELTELEAEIVTLRHMLAAKERHCRELKRKLGLTALVGLRQNLSKSWHDVQVSNAYLKQKTSAALTTVGSAIRRKLGHMKSATFKSFEG, translated from the exons ATGACAGAGGCCCCTGCGGGCACATGTGAATCACACATGACTTCTAAACCAGAGGATCTGACAGAGGCTCAGCAAAAGGAGCTCAACTTAGAGCTCACTGAATTGGAAGCAGAGATTGTAACCCTACGCCATATGCTCGCAGCCAAAGAGAGACACTGCAGAGAGCTCAAGAGGAAGCTGGGCCTCACAGCCTTGGTGGGGCTGAGGCAGAATCTGTCCAAGAGCTGGCATGATGTCCAGGTCTCCAATGCCTACCTGAAACAAAAGACGTCAGCTGCCCTGACTACTGTGGGCTCTGCCATCCGCAGGAAGCTTGGGCACATGAAGTCGGCCACATTCAAATCTTTTGAAG GGTAG